The following are from one region of the Leptospira yasudae genome:
- a CDS encoding MBL fold metallo-hydrolase, with amino-acid sequence MKKLLFVFLFFVCVALLLQTCFAIDPERVRSSHFQNGKYHNIEEDERLNKSFFSVLRWKIFGPVDPVTVDGNVQKIPDVIPRKKEDFLAPEGKVRIIWLGHATVWIAANFHGKRMHILTDPIFTGIPPFLTRLTPLPIQPEDLPGIDIVAVSHAHRDHLDIDSIKRIQKLFPEATIHLPSGMGEFAKDEGFENSIIQEWWNTTEYAGTKIHFLPAKHWSRMGLTDMNQYHWGSYAFELENIRIYFGGDTGFSNHFSEIGKKFPQGFSATILPIGAFKPRWFMEPAHIGPKEALDVSGILRSSLLLPMHWGTFMLGDDLPSEAPLFLKKLHSEKNGTAPPLKVWTIGEIIDL; translated from the coding sequence ATGAAAAAGCTTTTATTCGTTTTTTTGTTCTTCGTATGCGTAGCCCTTCTTTTACAAACTTGTTTTGCGATCGATCCGGAACGTGTCCGTTCTTCTCACTTTCAAAACGGAAAATATCATAATATAGAGGAAGATGAAAGACTAAACAAAAGCTTCTTCTCCGTTCTCCGTTGGAAAATTTTCGGCCCTGTCGATCCGGTAACGGTAGACGGAAACGTCCAAAAAATTCCGGATGTGATTCCGAGAAAGAAGGAAGATTTTCTCGCACCCGAAGGAAAGGTAAGAATCATTTGGCTCGGCCATGCGACCGTTTGGATCGCCGCAAACTTTCATGGAAAGAGAATGCACATTCTTACCGATCCGATATTTACCGGGATTCCCCCTTTTCTTACGCGTTTGACCCCGCTTCCAATTCAACCCGAGGATTTACCGGGAATCGATATCGTTGCAGTCAGCCACGCTCATAGAGATCATCTCGATATCGATTCCATTAAACGAATCCAGAAATTATTTCCCGAAGCGACTATTCATCTACCTTCCGGGATGGGTGAATTTGCAAAAGACGAAGGTTTCGAAAATTCGATCATTCAGGAATGGTGGAACACGACGGAATACGCCGGTACGAAGATTCATTTTCTTCCCGCAAAACATTGGAGCAGAATGGGCCTCACGGATATGAACCAGTATCACTGGGGAAGCTATGCATTCGAATTAGAGAATATTCGAATATACTTCGGCGGCGATACCGGCTTTTCGAATCACTTCTCCGAAATAGGAAAGAAATTTCCACAAGGATTTTCCGCAACGATTTTACCGATCGGAGCATTCAAACCTAGATGGTTTATGGAACCGGCGCATATCGGCCCCAAAGAGGCACTGGATGTAAGCGGAATTCTACGCTCTTCACTTCTACTACCGATGCACTGGGGAACTTTTATGCTCGGGGATGATCTTCCCTCCGAAGCTCCGCTTTTTTTGAAAAAACTACATTCCGAAAAGAACGGGACCGCTCCTCCGCTCAAGGTCTGGACCATCGGAGAAATCATCGATCTATAA
- the sucD gene encoding succinate--CoA ligase subunit alpha, which yields MAVLVDENTKVVVQGITGKEGSFHATQMLAYGTKVVAGVTPGKGGSKWEDKVPVFNTIHDSVKNEGVNAAVIFVPPAFAADAIIEGILAELPLVICITEGIPTHDMLKVYSILRNSKTRLVGPNCPGVITPRAKQKLGIMPGFIHSPGSVGIVSRSGTLTYESVAQITKQGLGQSTCIGIGGDPVPGMNHTEAIKLLNEDPETKGIVMIGEIGGTSEEEAAEYIKNHVKKPVVGFIAGQTAPPGKRMGHAGAIISGGLGTATSKMKAMQEAGIQVCQSIAEVGEKMKKALG from the coding sequence ATGGCAGTATTAGTAGACGAAAACACAAAAGTCGTAGTGCAAGGGATCACCGGTAAGGAAGGTTCTTTCCACGCGACACAAATGCTCGCTTACGGCACAAAGGTTGTCGCCGGAGTGACTCCCGGAAAAGGCGGAAGCAAATGGGAAGATAAAGTTCCCGTTTTTAACACGATCCACGATTCCGTAAAAAACGAAGGCGTAAACGCAGCCGTAATTTTCGTTCCCCCCGCTTTTGCGGCGGACGCGATCATCGAAGGAATTCTCGCGGAACTTCCTCTCGTAATTTGCATCACAGAAGGAATTCCGACTCACGATATGCTGAAAGTTTACAGCATATTAAGAAATTCTAAAACAAGACTGGTAGGACCGAACTGCCCCGGAGTGATCACTCCCCGCGCGAAACAAAAACTCGGAATTATGCCGGGCTTTATCCACAGTCCAGGGTCGGTGGGAATCGTTTCCCGTTCCGGAACCTTGACTTACGAATCGGTGGCTCAGATCACGAAACAAGGTCTGGGACAATCCACTTGTATCGGAATCGGAGGAGACCCCGTTCCCGGTATGAACCACACCGAAGCGATCAAATTGTTAAACGAAGATCCTGAAACAAAAGGAATCGTGATGATCGGTGAAATCGGCGGAACTTCGGAAGAAGAAGCGGCGGAATACATCAAAAATCACGTAAAAAAACCGGTAGTCGGCTTTATCGCCGGTCAAACCGCGCCTCCCGGCAAAAGAATGGGACACGCAGGTGCGATCATCAGCGGCGGTTTAGGAACGGCGACCTCCAAAATGAAAGCGATGCAGGAAGCGGGCATTCAAGTTTGCCAATCGATCGCGGAAGTTGGAGAAAAAATGAAGAAGGCTCTGGGGTAA
- the pyrB gene encoding aspartate carbamoyltransferase — translation MSYNHKNVLDTEQFSKADLDFLIGKTRDMERLVEQNKAFGILTGKLLASLFFEASTRTRLSFEAAMERLGGRVISTVGFQFSSISKGETLYDTMKMIEAYADIAVIRHPVEGSSRIAAGAVKIPVINAGDGAGQHPTQAILDLYTIISEKGTLDGLTVAFIGDLKYGRTIHSLINLLRHYKVRLYLISPPELALPDSYKKGLEGYPLTLEETTDIKAVWDCDVAYVTRIQEERFPDHKEYERLKDLFKINKELILASKKETTILHPLPRVNELSTDVDDLPNAAYFRQARYGVVSRMALLCLSLGQDF, via the coding sequence ATGTCCTATAATCATAAGAACGTCCTCGACACGGAACAATTCTCGAAAGCGGATCTTGATTTTCTCATCGGAAAAACGAGAGACATGGAACGATTGGTCGAACAGAACAAAGCGTTCGGAATCCTAACCGGAAAACTTTTGGCTTCGTTGTTCTTTGAAGCTTCGACAAGAACCAGACTTTCCTTTGAGGCGGCGATGGAACGTCTCGGAGGAAGAGTGATTTCCACCGTGGGCTTTCAGTTCTCCTCGATCTCGAAAGGGGAAACGTTGTATGACACCATGAAGATGATCGAAGCTTACGCGGACATCGCGGTGATCCGTCACCCGGTAGAAGGTTCTTCCCGAATCGCGGCGGGCGCGGTGAAGATTCCGGTCATCAACGCGGGAGACGGCGCGGGGCAACACCCGACGCAGGCCATTCTCGATCTTTATACAATCATCTCCGAAAAAGGAACGTTAGACGGTTTGACCGTCGCGTTTATCGGAGATCTGAAATACGGAAGAACGATTCATTCGCTTATCAATTTACTCAGACATTATAAGGTTCGCCTGTATCTGATTTCTCCTCCCGAACTCGCGTTACCCGATTCTTACAAAAAAGGTTTGGAAGGATATCCTCTGACTCTCGAAGAGACGACCGATATCAAAGCGGTTTGGGATTGCGACGTCGCTTACGTTACGAGAATTCAGGAAGAACGTTTTCCGGATCACAAAGAATACGAACGTCTCAAGGATCTTTTTAAGATCAACAAGGAGTTGATTCTCGCTTCGAAGAAGGAGACGACCATTCTTCATCCTCTTCCGAGAGTGAACGAACTTTCCACGGATGTCGACGATCTTCCGAACGCGGCGTATTTCAGACAGGCGAGATACGGAGTCGTGAGCAGGATGGCTCTTCTTTGTCTTTCCTTAGGTCAGGATTTCTAA
- a CDS encoding fatty acid desaturase family protein gives MSHPPRRNLPEKTNRTIALLLSAFFLTLYFWNPIFNRIDGSWFSISNPSAATLSFAVETYESIFIATILLLFSAIFSYTQWALIHECVHGNFSNSRDESHLAGRILCILFGTPYQVVKTAHLMHHKFNRAEGERIEYLENNKTPIRIQKFLYYVRLCLGTYFLEAAGGFLLSLPLSWSVPISGKYISKFPVHAAFFKQIQKREIVRELRIDSFLILLLYGSAFYFAGPQIGFLIAVFFLRGFIVSFLDHSYHYGKEIDNVYSSYNLSLPKSVSFLFLNFNYHRVHHHFPGCPWNRLPVQFANSNDTMDSPLWKQALRQLRGLLILPEKSQNL, from the coding sequence ATGTCTCATCCTCCTCGAAGAAATCTTCCCGAAAAAACGAATCGAACGATCGCCCTTTTGTTAAGCGCATTCTTTCTGACGTTGTATTTTTGGAATCCGATTTTCAATCGGATAGACGGCTCTTGGTTTTCTATTTCAAATCCGTCGGCGGCGACGCTTTCTTTTGCGGTCGAAACATACGAATCGATTTTTATCGCGACGATTCTCCTTCTTTTTTCCGCGATTTTTTCTTATACGCAGTGGGCGCTGATTCACGAATGTGTTCACGGGAATTTTTCGAACTCGCGGGATGAGAGTCATCTTGCAGGCAGAATTCTTTGCATTCTTTTCGGGACTCCCTATCAGGTCGTAAAAACCGCCCATCTCATGCATCATAAATTCAACCGCGCGGAAGGGGAACGAATCGAATATTTGGAAAACAACAAAACGCCGATTCGGATTCAGAAATTCTTATACTACGTTCGGCTGTGTTTAGGAACGTATTTTCTGGAGGCGGCGGGCGGGTTTCTTCTTTCTCTTCCCTTGTCTTGGAGCGTGCCGATTTCCGGAAAATATATTTCCAAATTTCCGGTTCATGCTGCGTTCTTCAAGCAGATCCAAAAACGGGAAATCGTGCGCGAACTTAGAATCGATTCGTTCTTGATTCTTCTTTTATACGGTAGCGCGTTTTATTTTGCGGGTCCGCAGATCGGATTTTTGATCGCGGTTTTTTTCCTTCGAGGTTTTATCGTTTCCTTTTTGGATCACTCGTATCACTACGGCAAGGAAATCGATAACGTATATTCTTCGTATAACCTTTCTCTTCCGAAATCGGTTTCGTTTCTTTTTCTCAACTTCAACTATCATAGGGTGCATCATCATTTTCCCGGTTGTCCTTGGAACAGGCTTCCGGTTCAATTCGCGAATTCGAATGATACGATGGATTCTCCCCTTTGGAAACAAGCTCTGCGTCAACTGCGAGGGCTTTTGATTCTTCCCGAAAAATCTCAAAACCTCTGA
- the ruvA gene encoding Holliday junction branch migration protein RuvA, with protein sequence MISGLNGILKKLEVGFAHIETGGVTYEVTISFKTYLELKSLPSSKDVRLHIFHAMSERGQRLFGFLNEQDKEFFKVIKGLQGIGELTALKILSFFSAEDLYRIAQSGEAKELEKIPKVKGKTSEKIFFEVKQNLKKLELFLSGTTKELSISLSASAPTPEEAAVARKREIAILGLVQLGFEEKSASKEVDKVLKNSPETDPGEIIREILKSL encoded by the coding sequence ATGATCTCCGGTTTAAATGGAATTCTCAAAAAATTAGAAGTCGGCTTCGCACACATCGAAACCGGCGGAGTAACATACGAAGTAACGATCTCATTCAAAACCTATCTCGAACTCAAAAGCCTACCTTCCTCAAAAGACGTTCGCCTCCACATTTTTCACGCGATGAGCGAACGAGGACAAAGACTCTTCGGATTTTTGAACGAACAAGATAAAGAATTCTTTAAAGTCATCAAAGGCCTACAAGGAATCGGAGAATTAACGGCGCTCAAAATTCTTTCCTTTTTCTCCGCGGAAGATCTCTACCGGATCGCCCAGTCCGGGGAAGCGAAAGAGCTTGAAAAAATTCCGAAAGTGAAAGGCAAGACTTCGGAGAAAATCTTCTTTGAGGTAAAACAAAACTTAAAAAAGTTAGAACTCTTCCTTTCCGGAACCACGAAAGAACTTTCGATTTCACTGTCCGCTTCCGCTCCAACTCCGGAAGAAGCGGCCGTTGCAAGAAAAAGGGAAATCGCGATTCTCGGTTTGGTTCAACTCGGTTTCGAAGAAAAGTCCGCGAGCAAAGAAGTCGATAAAGTCCTGAAGAATTCTCCCGAAACCGACCCCGGCGAAATTATCCGTGAAATTTTAAAGAGTTTGTAA
- the sucC gene encoding ADP-forming succinate--CoA ligase subunit beta encodes MKIHEYQAKEILRRHKANVPFGVVIDNKENGSKAHDEVTYATEGSVVVVKAQIHAGGRGKGGGVKVTKTKDDALAAIDKILGMQLITPQTGPEGKKVLKVYLEQGIDIAKEYYLSILLDRSIRKTIIMASTEGGMEIEEVAETHPEKILKIAVDPGIGLQLNQARQLAFELGLPIESHKSFQSLLFAIYEAYIKEDASLLEINPLILTKQNEIIAGDCKIDLDENALYRHPDNAAFRDITEEDPLEVQASEFNLNYVKLDGNIGCMVNGAGLAMATMDIVKLAGAEPANFLDVGGGASKTTVTNGFKIILGDPNVKGIFVNIFGGIVRCDMVAEGIIEAAKAVDLKVPLVVRLQGTNSELGREVLNKSGLKITGVDDLREAASTIAKLIQ; translated from the coding sequence ATGAAAATTCACGAGTATCAGGCAAAAGAAATCCTGAGAAGGCACAAAGCCAACGTTCCTTTTGGAGTCGTAATCGATAATAAAGAAAACGGATCCAAAGCCCACGACGAAGTCACATACGCAACCGAAGGTTCCGTAGTAGTTGTAAAAGCGCAGATTCACGCCGGCGGGCGTGGAAAAGGCGGCGGTGTTAAGGTGACCAAAACCAAAGACGACGCTCTTGCCGCAATCGACAAAATTCTCGGAATGCAGCTCATCACTCCCCAAACCGGACCCGAAGGAAAAAAAGTCCTGAAAGTGTATCTGGAACAGGGAATCGATATCGCAAAGGAATATTATCTAAGTATCCTCCTCGATCGTTCCATCCGCAAAACCATCATCATGGCTTCCACCGAAGGCGGGATGGAAATCGAAGAAGTAGCGGAAACACACCCTGAGAAAATCCTGAAAATCGCAGTTGATCCGGGAATCGGACTTCAACTCAATCAAGCGAGACAACTTGCGTTCGAACTCGGACTTCCGATCGAATCCCATAAGTCGTTTCAAAGTCTTCTTTTTGCGATCTACGAAGCTTATATCAAAGAAGACGCTTCTCTTTTAGAAATCAATCCTCTCATTCTTACGAAACAGAATGAAATCATCGCGGGAGATTGCAAGATCGACCTGGATGAAAACGCTCTTTATCGTCATCCTGATAATGCTGCGTTTCGCGACATTACGGAAGAAGATCCTCTCGAAGTTCAAGCTTCCGAATTCAACCTCAACTACGTCAAGTTAGACGGCAACATCGGTTGTATGGTCAACGGAGCGGGTCTCGCAATGGCGACTATGGACATCGTGAAACTCGCGGGCGCGGAACCTGCGAACTTTTTGGACGTAGGAGGCGGGGCAAGTAAAACCACCGTAACCAACGGATTCAAAATCATCCTCGGTGATCCGAACGTAAAAGGAATCTTCGTAAACATCTTCGGCGGGATCGTTCGTTGCGACATGGTTGCGGAAGGAATCATCGAAGCGGCTAAAGCCGTGGATTTGAAAGTTCCTCTCGTGGTTCGTCTCCAAGGAACCAACTCGGAACTCGGAAGAGAAGTCCTCAACAAAAGCGGACTGAAAATCACCGGAGTCGACGATCTCCGCGAAGCGGCAAGCACGATTGCCAAACTCATTCAATAA
- a CDS encoding DUF2203 domain-containing protein, with protein MERKLWTYEEARKILPVIREITEEYYSHVSELTVQLREQILPENEMEKKEEDVRISIFEWSSKIQEYGIEVKGLWLIDFDNGHGYYCWHLGEEDLLYEHGYEEGFAGRKLIDKDMEDGEHQ; from the coding sequence TTGGAACGGAAACTCTGGACATACGAAGAGGCTCGTAAAATTCTACCCGTAATCAGGGAGATTACGGAGGAATATTATTCTCACGTATCGGAACTGACGGTTCAACTTCGGGAGCAGATTCTTCCCGAAAACGAAATGGAAAAAAAAGAGGAAGACGTTCGGATTTCGATCTTCGAATGGTCTTCCAAAATTCAGGAATACGGAATCGAAGTCAAAGGACTTTGGCTCATCGATTTCGATAACGGACACGGATATTATTGCTGGCACCTCGGTGAAGAGGATCTTCTTTACGAACACGGTTATGAGGAAGGTTTTGCCGGAAGAAAACTAATCGATAAGGATATGGAAGATGGCGAACATCAATGA
- a CDS encoding DUF4256 domain-containing protein gives MIRTLKDRFEKNGKRHRGILWADVQKRLEANSKKLWSLREMERTGGEPDVIDFDKKTGEYIFYDCAAESPKGRRSVCYDREALNSRKEYKPADSAIDMASSMGIELLNEQQYRELQALGEFDTKTSSWVQTPPSIRKLGGALFCDRRYDTVFLYHNGAESYYAARGFRGLLRI, from the coding sequence TTGATCCGAACGTTGAAGGATCGGTTTGAAAAAAACGGGAAACGTCATAGAGGAATACTCTGGGCGGATGTTCAGAAACGACTGGAAGCGAACTCCAAAAAACTCTGGTCGCTCCGGGAAATGGAACGAACCGGCGGTGAACCGGACGTCATCGATTTTGATAAAAAGACCGGCGAATATATCTTCTATGATTGTGCGGCGGAAAGTCCGAAGGGTCGCAGAAGCGTTTGTTACGATCGCGAGGCATTGAACTCCAGAAAAGAGTATAAACCCGCTGACAGCGCGATCGATATGGCATCCTCTATGGGCATTGAATTGTTAAACGAACAACAATATCGGGAGTTGCAAGCGCTGGGAGAATTCGATACGAAAACTTCCAGCTGGGTGCAGACTCCTCCTTCGATTCGAAAGCTGGGTGGCGCATTGTTTTGTGATCGGCGTTACGACACCGTATTTCTCTATCACAACGGAGCCGAATCGTATTATGCCGCCCGAGGTTTTCGCGGTTTGCTTCGTATTTAA